A window of the Teredinibacter franksiae genome harbors these coding sequences:
- the purD gene encoding phosphoribosylamine--glycine ligase: MKILVIGSGGREHALAWKAAQNPKVEKVFVAPGNAGTATENKMENVAIDVMAFEELIQFAKTNNIDLSIVGPEAPLVEGIVDKFQAEGLACFGPSQGAAQLEGSKSFTKDFLARHNIPSAEYQTFTELEPALAYLKEKGAPIVVKADGLAAGKGVIVADDIKTAEDAVIDMLSGNAFGEAGCRVVIEEFLQGEEASFIVIADGKNVLPMATSQDHKRAGDGDSGLNTGGMGAYSPAPVVTNDIYQRIMDEVIMPTVRGMAAEGNSYTGFLYAGLMIDADGTPKVIEYNCRFGDPETQPIMLRLKSDLVELCQSALDSSLSTCNTEWDSRPSVGVVLAAGGYPGSYAKGILIEGLGNGESENAKIFHAGTSLKNGKVVTNGGRVLCATALGNTVTEAQKNAYTLANNIHWEDVYMRTDIAYRAIARETKQ; encoded by the coding sequence ATGAAAATACTGGTAATAGGCTCCGGTGGTCGAGAGCACGCACTCGCCTGGAAAGCTGCGCAAAACCCTAAAGTAGAAAAAGTGTTCGTTGCTCCCGGCAATGCAGGCACAGCAACAGAAAATAAAATGGAAAATGTTGCTATCGACGTTATGGCATTTGAAGAGCTTATTCAGTTTGCCAAAACCAACAACATCGACCTTAGTATTGTTGGTCCTGAAGCACCACTGGTTGAAGGTATAGTAGATAAATTTCAAGCCGAAGGCTTAGCTTGTTTCGGTCCGTCACAGGGTGCAGCGCAGCTAGAAGGCTCGAAATCTTTTACCAAAGACTTCCTCGCTCGCCACAATATTCCATCGGCCGAGTATCAAACCTTTACCGAGCTAGAGCCCGCGCTCGCCTACCTCAAAGAAAAGGGTGCCCCCATTGTTGTCAAAGCCGATGGCCTGGCGGCCGGCAAAGGTGTAATCGTGGCTGACGACATAAAAACAGCAGAAGACGCGGTAATCGACATGCTCTCCGGCAATGCCTTCGGTGAAGCTGGTTGTCGGGTGGTAATAGAAGAATTCCTGCAAGGCGAAGAAGCCAGCTTTATTGTTATTGCCGACGGTAAAAATGTGCTGCCTATGGCCACCAGTCAAGATCACAAGCGCGCAGGTGATGGCGATTCAGGGTTAAATACCGGTGGTATGGGCGCCTACTCCCCAGCTCCTGTGGTCACAAACGACATATATCAGCGCATTATGGACGAAGTCATTATGCCCACCGTACGCGGCATGGCAGCAGAAGGTAACAGCTATACCGGCTTTCTCTACGCTGGGTTAATGATCGACGCAGATGGCACGCCAAAAGTTATCGAATATAACTGCCGATTTGGCGATCCAGAAACTCAACCGATTATGCTTCGCTTAAAATCAGATCTCGTTGAACTTTGCCAGTCAGCTCTAGATAGCTCCCTAAGTACCTGCAACACCGAGTGGGATTCTCGGCCTTCAGTTGGCGTGGTTTTAGCGGCAGGTGGATACCCAGGCAGTTACGCTAAAGGTATATTAATCGAAGGCCTAGGGAACGGCGAGTCCGAAAATGCAAAAATATTCCATGCCGGCACTTCACTGAAAAACGGGAAAGTGGTCACCAATGGCGGCCGAGTGTTATGCGCAACCGCGCTGGGTAACACCGTTACCGAAGCACAGAAAAACGCCTATACACTTGCCAACAACATCCACTGGGAAGATGTTTACATGCGAACAGATATTGCCTACCGAGCAATCGCAAGAGAAACAAAGCAATAA
- the fis gene encoding DNA-binding transcriptional regulator Fis, with protein MNTADTLLREGARELTTQPTNGEQHNSTQEPSLRDSVEKAVSNYFQHLDGQDVSDVYDMVLAEVEAPMLEVVMKYTRHNQTRAAHVLGLNRGTLRKKLKQYGLL; from the coding sequence ATGAATACAGCGGATACGCTACTGAGAGAAGGCGCGCGAGAATTGACAACTCAGCCAACAAACGGAGAGCAGCACAATAGTACACAGGAGCCTTCACTAAGGGATAGTGTTGAAAAAGCCGTATCTAACTACTTCCAGCACCTAGACGGGCAGGATGTAAGTGACGTGTACGATATGGTTCTAGCAGAAGTGGAAGCGCCCATGCTGGAAGTGGTTATGAAATACACCCGTCATAACCAAACTCGCGCAGCCCATGTTCTTGGCTTGAACCGCGGCACACTGCGAAAAAAACTGAAGCAGTACGGCCTGCTTTAA
- the purH gene encoding bifunctional phosphoribosylaminoimidazolecarboxamide formyltransferase/IMP cyclohydrolase gives MTTVSDYVTVRRALISVSDKTGIVEFAAALTKQSVEILSTGGTYKLLRDSSIPAIEISDYTGFPEMMSGRVKTLHPKVHGGILARRGIDDNVMQEHGINPIDMVVVNLYPFEQTIANPDCDLPTAIENIDIGGPTMVRAAAKNFNDVAIVVNANSYTKVLEEMANNSGSLSRDTRFDLSVQAFEHTSAYDGAIANYLGQKVNAGEEKFPRTFNLQFEKIQGMRYGENPHQQAAFYKEKNCTDASIVTAKQLQGKELSFNNVADTDAALQTVKQFTAAACVIVKHANPCGVALGESLLEAYEKAFATDPESAFGGIIAFNQPLDANTAKAIVEKQFVEVIIAPSVSAEASKIVSAKKNVRLLECGQWQTQNAHSFDYKRVYGGLLVQDSDNGMITESDLEVVTKRPPTEEEIRDLLFSWKVAKLVKSNAIVYAKNNQTIGVGAGQMSRVNSARIAAIKAEHAGFEVKGSVMASDAFFPFRDGIDNAASAGITAVIEPGGSMRDDEVIAAADEHGMAMVFTRMRHFRH, from the coding sequence ATGACAACTGTCTCAGACTACGTAACTGTACGTCGCGCACTTATTAGTGTTTCCGACAAAACCGGCATCGTTGAATTTGCCGCAGCGCTAACCAAACAAAGCGTTGAAATTCTGTCTACCGGCGGTACATACAAACTCTTACGGGACAGCAGTATTCCGGCAATCGAAATCTCCGATTACACGGGCTTCCCAGAAATGATGAGCGGCCGAGTAAAAACCCTTCACCCCAAAGTACACGGCGGTATCCTCGCGCGCCGAGGCATTGACGACAACGTGATGCAGGAACACGGCATCAACCCAATCGACATGGTAGTGGTGAACCTTTATCCCTTTGAACAAACCATTGCCAACCCCGATTGCGATCTACCCACCGCTATTGAAAATATCGATATCGGTGGCCCAACAATGGTGCGCGCAGCCGCAAAAAACTTTAACGACGTGGCTATAGTAGTGAACGCCAACAGCTACACTAAAGTACTCGAAGAAATGGCGAACAACAGTGGCTCCCTGAGCCGAGACACCCGCTTCGATTTATCTGTGCAGGCCTTCGAGCACACATCTGCATACGATGGAGCCATCGCCAACTATCTCGGCCAGAAGGTCAACGCTGGCGAAGAAAAGTTTCCGCGCACATTTAACCTACAGTTCGAAAAAATTCAAGGTATGCGCTACGGTGAAAACCCACACCAACAAGCTGCATTTTATAAAGAAAAAAATTGCACCGACGCAAGCATAGTCACAGCAAAACAACTGCAAGGCAAAGAGCTCTCGTTCAATAATGTTGCCGACACAGACGCAGCACTACAAACCGTTAAGCAATTTACAGCTGCGGCCTGCGTAATCGTTAAACATGCAAACCCTTGTGGTGTTGCACTAGGCGAATCACTTCTCGAAGCTTACGAAAAGGCATTCGCAACCGATCCAGAGTCAGCCTTCGGTGGAATCATTGCGTTTAACCAGCCGCTAGATGCCAACACCGCAAAAGCCATTGTGGAAAAACAATTTGTTGAAGTGATTATTGCCCCTTCGGTTTCTGCCGAAGCCAGTAAAATTGTCAGCGCCAAGAAAAACGTTCGCCTACTCGAATGCGGCCAATGGCAAACACAAAACGCCCACTCTTTCGACTACAAGCGCGTTTACGGCGGACTGCTAGTACAAGATAGCGACAACGGCATGATCACCGAATCCGACTTGGAAGTTGTCACCAAGCGCCCACCAACAGAAGAAGAGATTCGCGACCTACTATTTTCTTGGAAGGTAGCCAAATTGGTCAAATCCAATGCCATTGTTTACGCCAAAAACAACCAAACTATCGGTGTTGGTGCAGGGCAAATGAGCCGCGTTAATTCAGCACGTATTGCCGCGATAAAAGCTGAGCATGCAGGCTTTGAGGTAAAGGGATCGGTCATGGCTTCCGATGCATTCTTTCCCTTCCGTGACGGTATTGATAACGCCGCCTCCGCCGGTATTACTGCCGTTATCGAGCCCGGTGGTTCCATGCGTGATGACGAGGTTATCGCCGCTGCCGATGAGCACGGTATGGCCATGGTGTTTACACGCATGCGTCATTTTCGTCACTAA